The Catenuloplanes niger genome includes a window with the following:
- a CDS encoding cytochrome P450 — protein MTTDSVVRTPIVRGLPVVGNLLPMSKDPARFFVERYREHGPVFRVRILGREHAVLAGPEAAEFMGTKEGRECLRSREFWHGLVEEYGATRTLSGEDGDAHKELRDIMRRGYSREAIASRLDEVVAITDRNIDRTWRPGATVPVLRSMQALVTDQLGELMTGASRPEFVDDVRRVTMYILNVLVTRQRPRLLLRDPRYRRAKARVAELSRVMIEDRSRPGADAKPAILLDDLLRANRENPRAMPDSDLMISVTGPYVAGLDTVANTIGAFVYAVLKHPDVHQRVRAEADELFAKPTLTERDLRGIPAIRGALMETMRLYPTAVVQMRTATRDFTFQGHRIAAGETLYIGTTVPHFLEEFYPDPYRFDIDRYEKPRAEHLQAGAYSPYGRGQHVCLGKTLADVQMLVTMARMFHRLDMRLESPDYELATKVTPTPGPALSFRVRVDGHRAPA, from the coding sequence GTGACTACGGACAGTGTGGTGCGGACCCCGATCGTGCGCGGCCTACCCGTGGTGGGCAATCTGCTGCCGATGAGCAAGGATCCGGCGCGGTTCTTCGTGGAGCGCTACCGCGAGCACGGGCCGGTCTTCCGGGTGCGGATCCTCGGCCGGGAGCACGCGGTGCTCGCCGGGCCGGAGGCGGCCGAGTTCATGGGCACCAAGGAGGGGCGGGAGTGCCTGCGCTCGCGGGAGTTCTGGCACGGGCTCGTCGAGGAGTACGGTGCGACCCGCACGCTGTCCGGTGAGGACGGTGACGCGCACAAGGAGTTGCGCGACATCATGCGCCGCGGCTACTCCCGCGAGGCGATCGCGAGCCGGCTGGACGAGGTCGTCGCGATCACCGACCGCAACATCGACCGCACCTGGCGCCCGGGTGCGACCGTGCCGGTGCTGCGCTCGATGCAGGCGCTCGTCACGGACCAGCTCGGCGAGCTGATGACCGGCGCGTCCCGCCCGGAGTTCGTCGACGACGTCCGGCGCGTCACCATGTACATCCTGAACGTGCTGGTCACCCGGCAGCGCCCGCGCCTGCTGCTGCGCGACCCGCGCTACCGGCGGGCGAAGGCCCGCGTCGCCGAGCTGAGCCGCGTCATGATCGAGGATCGGTCGCGGCCCGGCGCGGACGCGAAACCGGCGATCCTGCTCGACGACCTGCTCCGCGCGAACCGGGAGAACCCGCGCGCGATGCCGGACTCCGACCTCATGATCAGCGTCACCGGCCCCTACGTCGCCGGCCTGGACACGGTGGCGAACACCATCGGCGCGTTCGTCTACGCCGTGCTCAAGCACCCCGACGTGCATCAGCGGGTACGGGCGGAGGCCGACGAGCTGTTCGCGAAGCCGACGCTGACCGAGCGTGACCTGCGGGGCATCCCGGCGATCCGCGGCGCGCTGATGGAGACGATGCGGCTCTACCCGACCGCGGTCGTGCAGATGCGCACGGCCACCCGCGACTTCACGTTCCAGGGGCACCGGATCGCGGCGGGCGAGACGCTCTACATCGGCACCACCGTGCCGCACTTCCTCGAGGAGTTCTACCCCGACCCGTACCGGTTCGACATCGACCGGTACGAGAAGCCCCGCGCCGAGCACCTGCAGGCCGGGGCGTACTCGCCGTACGGTCGTGGTCAGCACGTCTGCCTCGGCAAGACGCTGGCCGACGTGCAGATGCTGGTCACCATGGCCCGGATGTTCCACCGCCTGGACATGCGCCTGGAGTCGCCGGACTACGAACTGGCCACCAAGGTCACCCCGACCCCTGGTCCCGCGCTGTCGTTCCGGGTCAGGGTCGACGGCCACCGCGCGCCCGCGTGA
- a CDS encoding MFS transporter: protein MTIWRNRDFRWFWAGQSVSMVGSQVTTFAVPVLAITALGADPARLGLLRAVEFLPFLVLTLPAGLWVDRHPPRPAMIAANLLRAALVAAVALAGIAGVLHLTGLAVALLLIGAATVVFDVAYLSYLPVIAGRDQLVDGNSRLSVSASVADVAGPGLAGGLVQVLTAPVTLLLDAASYLISAGTLLAIRTPDTPPPGTTPRAGTAAPHGTAVPRRAVVSPARQVRDGVAVVARDPYLRTICLESFTYNFFVQFGETLVALYALTVLGLTAGTLGLCIGAGSLGGLAGAVLAPRAVRRFGFGPTFTGGTALGCAAPVLVPLAGAGAGASPLAAGALIAAAYLITGFGVTISVIGSVTLRQGVAPPHLLGRVNAVMRLASYAAIPLGAAVTGVVATAFGVRTGLFVGAAGLLLPTVILLLSPVPRLKGLLGVVPSPASGVEDDHKRRYDSGS, encoded by the coding sequence ATGACGATCTGGCGGAATCGGGACTTCCGGTGGTTCTGGGCCGGGCAGTCGGTCTCCATGGTCGGCAGTCAGGTGACCACGTTCGCGGTGCCGGTGCTGGCCATCACCGCGCTCGGCGCGGACCCGGCGCGGCTCGGCCTGCTGCGGGCCGTGGAGTTCCTGCCGTTCCTGGTCCTCACGCTGCCGGCCGGGCTGTGGGTCGACCGGCACCCGCCCCGGCCCGCCATGATCGCCGCGAACCTGCTGCGCGCCGCGCTCGTCGCGGCCGTCGCGCTCGCCGGGATCGCCGGCGTGCTGCACCTGACCGGGCTGGCCGTCGCCCTGCTGCTGATCGGCGCGGCCACGGTGGTGTTCGACGTCGCCTACCTGTCCTACCTGCCGGTGATCGCCGGCCGGGACCAGCTCGTCGACGGCAACAGCCGGCTCTCGGTCAGCGCCTCGGTCGCGGACGTCGCCGGCCCGGGCCTGGCCGGCGGGCTGGTCCAGGTGCTGACCGCGCCGGTCACGCTGCTGCTCGACGCGGCCTCCTACCTGATCTCCGCCGGCACACTGCTGGCGATCCGCACGCCGGACACCCCGCCGCCCGGCACGACACCGCGGGCCGGCACGGCGGCGCCGCACGGCACGGCGGTGCCGCGGCGGGCGGTGGTCTCGCCGGCCCGGCAGGTGCGCGACGGTGTCGCGGTGGTGGCGCGGGACCCGTACCTGCGGACGATCTGTTTGGAGTCGTTCACCTACAACTTCTTCGTCCAGTTCGGTGAGACGCTGGTCGCGCTCTACGCGCTCACCGTGCTCGGCCTGACCGCCGGCACGCTCGGCCTCTGCATCGGCGCGGGTAGCCTCGGCGGCCTGGCCGGGGCCGTGCTCGCGCCGCGCGCGGTGCGCCGGTTCGGGTTCGGGCCCACGTTCACCGGCGGCACCGCGCTCGGCTGCGCCGCGCCCGTCCTGGTCCCGCTCGCCGGCGCCGGCGCCGGCGCCTCGCCGCTCGCGGCCGGTGCGCTGATCGCGGCGGCATACCTGATCACCGGCTTCGGCGTGACGATCTCCGTGATCGGATCGGTCACGCTGCGGCAGGGCGTGGCGCCGCCGCACCTGCTCGGCCGGGTCAACGCGGTGATGCGGCTGGCGAGCTACGCCGCGATCCCGCTCGGCGCGGCCGTGACCGGCGTCGTCGCGACCGCGTTCGGCGTGCGCACCGGCCTGTTCGTCGGCGCGGCCGGGCTGCTGCTGCCCACGGTGATCCTGCTGCTCTCGCCCGTACCGCGGCTGAAAGGTCTTTTGGGTGTTGTCCCGTCTCCTGCGAGCGGGGTCGAAGACGATCATAAACGTCGATACGATTCGGGGTCGTGA
- a CDS encoding endonuclease/exonuclease/phosphatase family protein translates to MRLLTFNTLIRGDVTARLTALGSLLERSTYDVVCLQEVMFRRHATLLRRGFRHVFHTGPVLLRGGLVLLSRRPVTAPRFVPYPTTGPARAEWLMRKGFQAATVDGVLVVNTHLSANRDGDWSAGNRYTAVHRAELDRLASWLAAEAGPDRPVIVTGDLNVPRGKPALRDFLSATGLHDVLAGDPRPTYRPTPRWPTPPAFDHVLVRGLHGHADLVLQEAVPLSHGRSGFLSDHYGVTAELA, encoded by the coding sequence ATGCGACTGCTGACGTTCAACACGCTGATCAGGGGTGACGTGACCGCGCGGCTGACCGCGCTCGGCTCGCTGCTGGAACGCTCCACGTACGACGTGGTGTGTCTGCAGGAGGTCATGTTCCGCCGGCACGCGACGCTGCTGCGCCGCGGTTTCCGCCACGTGTTCCACACCGGACCGGTGCTGCTCCGCGGCGGGCTGGTGCTGCTGTCCCGCCGGCCGGTCACGGCGCCCCGGTTCGTGCCCTACCCGACGACCGGCCCGGCGCGGGCGGAGTGGCTGATGCGGAAGGGTTTCCAGGCCGCCACGGTCGACGGCGTGCTCGTGGTCAACACACACCTGTCCGCGAACCGGGACGGCGACTGGTCCGCCGGCAACCGATACACCGCCGTGCACCGAGCCGAACTGGACCGGCTGGCGTCCTGGCTGGCCGCCGAGGCAGGCCCGGACCGCCCGGTGATCGTGACCGGTGACCTGAACGTGCCACGCGGCAAGCCCGCGTTGCGCGACTTCCTGTCCGCCACCGGCCTGCACGACGTCCTGGCCGGCGACCCGCGCCCCACCTACCGGCCCACCCCACGGTGGCCGACACCGCCCGCATTCGACCACGTGCTGGTCCGCGGCCTGCACGGCCACGCCGACCTGGTCCTCCAGGAGGCGGTCCCGCTGTCCCACGGCCGCTCCGGATTCCTGTCCGACCACTACGGCGTGACCGCGGAACTCGCCTAG
- a CDS encoding CGNR zinc finger domain-containing protein translates to MSTGRTAPAAAPGRLGTVQDFLNTLHVERGTDLLDASATAYDWLPGDDLPVPGPRALDRLRALRRELRARCGDGTPDDDLLARLADHAPLRFAPAPDGTIRLAPAEDGHRGILATLLAIAYQAQRDGTWSRLKVCHHDDCRWVFYDHSRSRTATWCAMGICGNRTKVAAYRRRRAASS, encoded by the coding sequence GTGAGTACCGGCCGCACCGCCCCCGCCGCCGCACCCGGCCGGCTCGGGACGGTCCAGGACTTCCTGAACACGCTGCACGTCGAGCGGGGCACCGACCTGCTCGACGCGTCCGCCACCGCGTACGACTGGCTGCCCGGCGACGACCTGCCGGTCCCCGGCCCGCGGGCGCTGGACCGGCTGCGCGCGCTGCGCCGGGAACTGCGGGCCCGCTGCGGCGACGGCACCCCCGACGACGACCTGCTGGCCCGCCTCGCCGACCACGCCCCACTGCGCTTCGCCCCGGCACCGGACGGCACGATCCGCCTGGCCCCGGCCGAGGACGGCCACCGCGGCATCCTCGCCACGCTGCTCGCCATCGCCTACCAGGCACAGCGCGACGGCACCTGGTCCCGGCTCAAGGTCTGCCACCACGACGACTGCCGCTGGGTCTTCTACGACCACTCCCGCAGCCGCACCGCCACCTGGTGCGCCATGGGCATCTGCGGCAACCGCACCAAGGTCGCCGCCTACCGCCGCCGCCGGGCCGCCTCTTCCTGA